A genome region from Musa acuminata AAA Group cultivar baxijiao chromosome BXJ3-5, Cavendish_Baxijiao_AAA, whole genome shotgun sequence includes the following:
- the LOC135638360 gene encoding UPF0496 protein At4g34320-like: MGCSTSSKYGSLREDHAFDRKPVISRSSKLSRIVADLLKCVLPGIRKGLADLDTCLHHALLGLRILEAALVCFEEEDCKKETSDYRRNKKRKKPRNGKNAYGLTLRNLSEFKLQAGAPFIHLDVEELQSALEKLEGMMDALRGRKKEIEERLRSTNWWRKAWSLVFTAVFIGVLVCSIVLAASVVAPVAITAAIASATAMKAVEPWINSVWDERKKALEDEEEVVKMMRDGGFSLLELESIRSIVHKLRNDYDALNWDVEFMLRLESEEATMVGMTDIRKKIENGDVTSGVERLKSHVDACATAIERAKEFLGIIRS, encoded by the coding sequence ATGGGCTGCAGCACTTCAAGCAAGTACGGGTCCCTGCGGGAAGACCACGCTTTCGATCGCAAGCCTGTGATTTCTAGGAGCTCGAAGCTCTCGCGGATCGTCGCTGACCTCCTCAAATGCGTTCTTCCAGGCATCCGGAAGGGCCTTGCCGACCTCGATACCTGTCTCCACCACGCTCTGTTGGGTCTTCGTATCCTCGAAGCCGCGCTGGTGTGCTTCGAAGAGGAGGACTGCAAAAAGGAGACTAGCGACtacagaagaaacaagaagaggaagaagcctCGCAACGGAAAGAACGCCTACGGCTTAACCCTTCGCAACCTGAGCGAGTTCAAGCTGCAGGCGGGCGCCCCTTTCATCCACCTGGACGTCGAGGAGCTGCAGTCTGCGCTGGAGAAGCTCGAGGGTATGATGGACGCACTGCGCGGGAGGAAGAAAGAGATCGAGGAGAGACTGCGGTCGACCAACTGGTGGCGGAAGGCGTGGAGCCTCGTCTTCACGGCGGTCTTCATTGGGGTGCTGGTGTGCTCGATCGTGCTAGCCGCGTCGGTGGTAGCACCGGTGGCTATCACCGCTGCGATCGCCAGCGCTACTGCCATGAAGGCGGTGGAGCCGTGGATCAACTCCGTCTGGGACGAGAGAAAGAAGGCACtcgaagacgaggaggaggtaGTGAAGATGATGCGCGACGGCGGGTTCTCGCTGCTCGAGCTTGAAAGCATTCGATCGATAGTGCACAAGTTAAGGAACGACTATGACGCCTTGAACTGGGATGTGGAGTTCATGCTCCGCCTGGAGAGCGAGGAGGCCACCATGGTCGGGATGACGGACATCAGGAAGAAGATCGAGAACGGTGACGTGACAAGCGGCGTCGAGCGTTTGAAGAGTCATGTGGATGCGTGCGCTACCGCTATAGAACGGGCGAAGGAGTTTCTCGGGATAATTAGAAGCTAA